In Sorghum bicolor cultivar BTx623 chromosome 10, Sorghum_bicolor_NCBIv3, whole genome shotgun sequence, one genomic interval encodes:
- the LOC110431362 gene encoding uncharacterized protein LOC110431362 isoform X2, with the protein MHVAGNVPRSVQIVSAALPHIGKVIGSWIRAAADPRWCALCGFSNPAGCSGALSPTDGGFHDPCTTSTFRLTDAKRRQFISNGCHLLGVIFYCRDRDLSNKMQIANKPSTGNETSR; encoded by the exons ATGCACGTTGCAGGAAATGTGCCTCGATCAGTTCAGATTGTCTCAGCTGCTCTTCCACATATCGGCAAGGTCATTGGCAGTTGGATCAGGGCGGCGGCGGATCCTCGCTGGTGTGCATTATGTGGATTCTCCAACCCCGCCGGTTGCAGTGGCGCCCTTTCCCCGACCGATGGTGGCTTCCATGATCCGTGTACGACGAGCACCTTCAG ATTGACTGATGCCAAACGACGTCAATTCATCAGCAATGGCTGCCACTTGCTGGGCGTGATTTTCTATTGCCGTGACCGTGACTTGTCCAACAAAATGCAGATTGCTAACAAGCCTTCAACTG GTAATGAGACTTCTCGATAG
- the LOC110431362 gene encoding uncharacterized protein LOC110431362 isoform X1: MCLDQFRLSQLLFHISARSLAVGSGRRRILAGVHYVDSPTPPVAVAPFPRPMVASMIRVRRAPSVINYRNLGARFLSSPIACSASIMILLTDAKRRQFISNGCHLLGVIFYCRDRDLSNKMQIANKPSTGNETSR; encoded by the exons ATGTGCCTCGATCAGTTCAGATTGTCTCAGCTGCTCTTCCACATATCGGCAAGGTCATTGGCAGTTGGATCAGGGCGGCGGCGGATCCTCGCTGGTGTGCATTATGTGGATTCTCCAACCCCGCCGGTTGCAGTGGCGCCCTTTCCCCGACCGATGGTGGCTTCCATGATCCGTGTACGACGAGCACCTTCAG TGATCAACTACAGGAATCTTGGTGCTCGATTTCTATCCTCACCAATTGCTTGTTCTGCGTCTATCATGATCCT ATTGACTGATGCCAAACGACGTCAATTCATCAGCAATGGCTGCCACTTGCTGGGCGTGATTTTCTATTGCCGTGACCGTGACTTGTCCAACAAAATGCAGATTGCTAACAAGCCTTCAACTG GTAATGAGACTTCTCGATAG